In the genome of Deltaproteobacteria bacterium, the window GTAAAAACTGGTAGTAAGTCATAGGAACACATAAAAGACCGCTAATCCGCTTGAATAAAGGGTTTGCACGGAAAAAACCTTACTTTTCAAGACCTTATGTTTTTAGCTGATAGCGGGTTTAAAACCCGCTCCTGCCTCCCAAAACTGCGGTTTCTATATTTTTTCCGTCATTATATTAAAGCTGTCGGTAAGCACATAGGTTGCAAGATTGAGTTCCTCTTCTGCAAGCTGTTTGCCTGAAAGAATCGGGGCATTGCCTTTCCATCTTTCTTTTACAAAAACAGCTATATGCCTTTTTATGCTGTCCGCATCAAGTCCAAGCTCATCACCGAGTATAAAACCCGCCCTAACTGCACACCGCCTCCCCTGACATGAACCTGTGCCGAGACGCGTTCGCCTTCTCAGATCGGGTAAAGTTTTTGCCCACTCATATCTTATCGCATATCTTATCTCTGCTTCTATGACCGGCTCACATTCACAAACGATTGCCTTGTAGGAAGGGTCCTCGTCTATCAGCCCGAGTACATTCTCCGTTTTTGAGCCGTGCCTGTATGCGATTCTCGAAACCGTATAAGGATCAAGCTTAAACATCTGAGAAAGTTTTTTAACGTCTGGGATAAAATGCCCTCCTGGAAGCGGCTTTAAATGCGTTGTGCATGTCTGTGTTATACCGAGTTTTTTACATATAAGATCGGCGGCCTCTTCCGACATAAGTCTATAACTCGCCAGCTTACCGCCTGCTATTGTCATAAAGCCTTTGATCCCCTCTTCCGACTCGTGATCGAAAATCCTGTGTTCTCTATACAGTGCATCCTCGTTTTTACCCCATTCGTAAAGCGTGGGTCTGATACCGATCATTACTCTTGAGATCCTGTACTTTCTTATATCCGGAAAATATTTTTCTGCAGCCTGAATCAAATATTCGATCTCGTCATTCGTCGCCCATAGATTATCGAGATCACCGTAATAATCGTCATCCGTTGTACCCACTATGAATGTATTATCATGCGGCATCATAAAAACCTGTCTGCCGTCAATTGCTTTTATAACGACCCCAGTGTTCGACAACCGCCTGTCAAATATAAGGTGTATACCCTTGCCGGGCCTAACCCTTACTTCCGTGCCTGCAAGGTTTGCAACTTTGGGCAGCCATGGGCCTGCTGCGTTCATGGTAATTCGTGCAAAAACGTCCCTTTCCTCACCCGTTACAGCATCTTTTATTTTAACACCTTTAACCGTTTTATCTTTGATTATGAGATCGCTTACCTTTGTATGGTTATATATCTCTGCTCCGTGTTCTTGTGCGGATATGGCATTCTCTACACACAGCCTGAATGTGTCTATGCCAAACTCATCAAATGAAACACCGCCTATTGCGTCATCGGTAAGCCCTGGCTCTATTTTTTGAAGTTCCTGTTTTGTTAGCCTTGTATGGGGCTTGCTGTTTTTAAATGGTGCAAACTTATCATAAGCCTCAAAAAATGTTTCAAGCAGCTCGATGTATATCTCCGGGACTGCATCCGTCTTTAAAACTGGCGTCACAAACGGTATCCTGAACAGGAGGTGCGGGGCTATCTTCTGAATATATCCTGAATCAAGGCTCGACAATCTCGTCGTGTTAATATCGTTCAACAGGTACCTTGCACCGCCGTGAATCATGCCTGTGCATGCACCCGTTGCACCGGAGGAAAGATCATTCTTTTCAAAAAGGATAACCTTTAAACCACGCATGGCACAGTCTCTCGCTATACCCGTACCATTAATACCTCCGCCTATAATTGCCAAATCATAAATCTGTTCAGCCAAAGCCTGCTTTCCTCCATTTTTTAGAATGAGATGCTATTCTGCCATATTTATTACACTAAGCTTTGATGCGATCTTCTGTGCAATCCGGTGAAACTCTTTTGCAGATTTTGATTCCGGATCCATAACAACTATCGGTTTACCGATGTCGCCGCCCTCTCTTATCTTTGTTTCGATCGGCAGTTGTCCAAGAAAATCAACACAGAGCTTTTTTGCAGCGGCCTCTACCCCGCCTGTTCCGAATATGTCGGTCCTATTATTACAATGCGGGCATACAAAATAGCTCATGTTCTCGATCATTCCTATCACGGGCACCTCCACCTTTACAAACATATTAAGCGCCTTTGTTGCATCAAGTAAAGATACATCCTGCGGGGTTGAAACAATTACGCCCCCCGTTACAGGTACCTTTTGAACGAGCGTGAGCTGCACATCTCCTGTTCCAGGAGGAAGATCAACCACCAGATAGTCAATCTCACCCCAGTACGTTTTTGTAAGGAACTGTTCTATCATCTGGCTGACAAGCGGCCCACGCCATATAACAGGGGTTTCGTTCGGCAGAAGCAAGCCTATTGAAATAGTTTTAACCCCATACACGTCAACGGGTAAAATTTGATCTTCCTTCAATGCTGTTATTTTTTGCTCCTCCGAGATGCCCATCATTAACGGCACATTCGGGCCATATATGTCCGCATCTATCAATCCTACTTTAGCACCCGTCTGTGCAAGTGCTATAGCAAGATTAACACTTACCGTAGATTTACCTACTCCGCCTTTACCGCTGCCCACCGCTATTATATTTTTTATTCCGTCTAAAGGAATCGGCTTCCTCGGTACCTTAGACTTAGCCTTCGGCAC includes:
- a CDS encoding FAD-dependent oxidoreductase, coding for MAEQIYDLAIIGGGINGTGIARDCAMRGLKVILFEKNDLSSGATGACTGMIHGGARYLLNDINTTRLSSLDSGYIQKIAPHLLFRIPFVTPVLKTDAVPEIYIELLETFFEAYDKFAPFKNSKPHTRLTKQELQKIEPGLTDDAIGGVSFDEFGIDTFRLCVENAISAQEHGAEIYNHTKVSDLIIKDKTVKGVKIKDAVTGEERDVFARITMNAAGPWLPKVANLAGTEVRVRPGKGIHLIFDRRLSNTGVVIKAIDGRQVFMMPHDNTFIVGTTDDDYYGDLDNLWATNDEIEYLIQAAEKYFPDIRKYRISRVMIGIRPTLYEWGKNEDALYREHRIFDHESEEGIKGFMTIAGGKLASYRLMSEEAADLICKKLGITQTCTTHLKPLPGGHFIPDVKKLSQMFKLDPYTVSRIAYRHGSKTENVLGLIDEDPSYKAIVCECEPVIEAEIRYAIRYEWAKTLPDLRRRTRLGTGSCQGRRCAVRAGFILGDELGLDADSIKRHIAVFVKERWKGNAPILSGKQLAEEELNLATYVLTDSFNIMTEKI
- the apbC gene encoding iron-sulfur cluster carrier protein ApbC, giving the protein MSDIELEREVLKALSTVEDPELKRDVVSLGMIRELKIEDGRVSFTFVLTTPACPLADSLNRAVRKAVESIGWVKSVEIRQESNVPKAKSKVPRKPIPLDGIKNIIAVGSGKGGVGKSTVSVNLAIALAQTGAKVGLIDADIYGPNVPLMMGISEEQKITALKEDQILPVDVYGVKTISIGLLLPNETPVIWRGPLVSQMIEQFLTKTYWGEIDYLVVDLPPGTGDVQLTLVQKVPVTGGVIVSTPQDVSLLDATKALNMFVKVEVPVIGMIENMSYFVCPHCNNRTDIFGTGGVEAAAKKLCVDFLGQLPIETKIREGGDIGKPIVVMDPESKSAKEFHRIAQKIASKLSVINMAE